One stretch of Anolis carolinensis isolate JA03-04 chromosome 3, rAnoCar3.1.pri, whole genome shotgun sequence DNA includes these proteins:
- the LOC100558705 gene encoding zinc finger protein 84-like, with amino-acid sequence MECGKGFSYSSKLCLQQKKHTGEKPYKCLECGKNFTRSSNLRLHQRTHTGEKPHTCLECGKRFTSSGHLRSHQRTHTGEKPYTCLECGKSFAQSGHLSSHRKTHTGEKPYTCLECGQSFVQSSNLRLHQRTHTGEKPHTCLECGKSFTYTGSLRKHQRTHTGEKPYTCLECGKSYSECGSLRKHQRTHTGEKPYICLECGQSFARSGNLNAHQRTHTEEKRYTCLECEKSFTEHVSLRKHHRTHTGEKPYSCLECGKGFTQRGHLNSHQRTHTGEKPYTCLECGKDFTQREHLDSHQRTHTGEKPYTCLECGQSFAWSGNLNAHQRTHTGEKPYSCLECGKSFTASGSLRKHQRTHTGEKPYSCLECGKSFTYSGSLHLHQRTHTGEKPFKCLECGQSFTSSGKLRSHQWTHTGEKPYTCLECGQSFTQSSNLRSHQRTHTGEKPYTCLECGQSFTQSSNLRSHQRTHTRE; translated from the coding sequence atggagtgtggaaagggttTTAGTTACAGTTCAAAACTATGTTTGCAACAAAAGaaacacactggagagaaaccctataaatgcctggaatgtggaaagaacttcactCGGAGTTCAAATCTCCGtttgcatcaaaggactcacactggagagaaaccacatacttgcctggagtgtggaaagaggttCACTTCTAGTggacatctacgttcacatcagcggactcacactggggagaaaccctatacatgcctggagtgtggaaagagctttgctcagagtggaCATCTAAGTTCACACCGAAAaactcacactggtgagaaaccctatacatgcctggagtgtggacagagctttgtgcagagttcaaatctacgtttgcatcaaaggactcacactggtgagaaaccacatacttgcctggagtgtggaaagagcttcacttatactggaagtctacgtaaacatcaaaggactcacaccggggagaaaccctatacatgcctggagtgtggaaagagctacaGTGAGTGTGgaagtctacgtaaacatcaaaggactcacacaggggagaaaccctatatatgcctggagtgtggacagagctttgctcggagtGGAAATCTAAatgcacatcaaaggactcacacagaaGAAAAAcgctatacatgcctggagtgtgaaaAGAGTTTCACTGAGCATGtaagtctacgtaaacatcatcggactcacactggtgagaaaccctattcatgcttggagtgtggaaagggttTCACTCAGAGAGGACATCtaaattcacatcaaaggactcacaccggggagaaaccctatacatgcctggagtgtggaaaggatTTCACTCAGAGAGAACATCtagattcacatcaaaggactcacaccggggagaaaccctatacatgcctggagtgtggacagagctttgcttggAGTGGAAATCTAAATGCACATcagcggactcacactggggaaaaaccctattcatgcctggagtgtggaaagagcttcactgcgagtggaagtctacgtaaacatcaaaggactcacacgggggagaaaccctattcatgcctggagtgtggaaaaagcttcactTATAGTGGAAGTCtacatttacatcaaaggactcacactggtgagaaaccctttaaatgtctggagtgtggacagagcttcacttctAGTGGAAAACTACGTTCACATCAGTGGacacacactggggaaaaaccctatacatgcctggagtgtggacagagcttcactcagagttcaaatctacgttctcatcaacggactcacactggggaaaaaccctatacatgcctggagtgtggacagagcttcactcagagttcaaatCTACGTTCTCATCAACGGACTCACACTCGGGAgtaa
- the LOC103281175 gene encoding zinc finger protein 420: MECGKGFSCSSKLCLHQKKHTGEKPYKCQECGKSFAHTSNLRLHQRTHTGEKPYTCLECGKSFTYSGSLCKHQRTHTGEKPYLCLECGKSFTENGSLRSHQRTHTGEKPYTCLECGQSFTASGKLRSHQRTHTGEKTYTCLECGQCFTENGSLRKHQRIHTGEKPYTCLECGKSFARRGNLDSHQRTHTGEKPYTCLECGQSFTESGSLRKHKRTHTGEKPYSCLECGKCFTQRGNLDAHQRTHTGEKPYTCLECGQSFTESGSLRKHQRTHTGEKPYSCLECGKSFAQRVSLDSHQRTHTGEKPYSCLECGKSFTESGSLRLHERNHTGEKPFKCLECGQSFTASGKLRLHQWTHTGEKPYTCLECGQSFTESGSLRKHQRTHTGEKPYTCLECGKGFTQREHLDSHQRIHTGEKPYTCLECGQSFARSGNLNAHQRTHTGEKPYTCQECGKNFTASGSLRKHQRIHTGEKPYSCLECGKSFTYSGSLNLHQRTHTGEKPFKCLECGQSFTASGKLRSHQRTHTGEKPYTCLECGQSFTETGSLRKHQRTHTGE, translated from the coding sequence atggagtgtggaaagggctttagttgcagttcaaaactatgtttgcatcagaaaaaacacactggagagaaaccctataaatgccaggagtgtggaaagagctttgcgcaTACTTCAAATCTACGtttgcatcaaaggactcacactggtgagaaaccatatacttgcctggagtgtggaaagagcttcacttatAGTGGAAGTCtatgtaaacatcaaaggactcacactggtgagaaaccctatttatgcctggagtgtggaaagagcttcactgagaatggaagtctacgttcacatcaaaggactcacactggtgagaaaccctatacatgccttgagtgtggacagagcttcactgctaGTGGAAAACTACGTTCACATCAGcggactcatactggggagaaaacctatacatgcctggagtgtggacagtgcTTCACTGAGAATGgaagtctacgtaaacatcaaaggattcacactggggagaaaccctatacatgcctggagtgtggaaaaagctTTGCTCGGAGAGGAAATCTagattcccatcaaaggactcacaccggggagaaaccctatacatgcctggagtgtggacagagcttcactgagagtggatCTCTACGTAAACataaaaggactcacactggggagaaaccttactcatgcctggagtgtggaaagtgctTCACTCAGAGAGGGAATCTAGatgcacatcaaaggactcacaccggggagaaaccctatacatgcctggagtgtggacagagcttcactgagagtggaagtctacgtaaacatcaaaggactcacaccggggagaaaccctattcatgcctcgagtgcggaaagagctttgctcagagagtGAGTCtggattcacatcaaaggactcacactggggagaaaccctattcatgcctggagtgtggaaagagtttcactgagagtggaagtcTGCGTTTACATGAAAGGAatcacactggtgagaaaccctttaaatgcctggagtgtggacagagcttcactgctaGTGGAAAGCTACGTTTACATCagtggactcacactggggagaaaccttatacatgccttgagtgtggacagagcttcactgagagtggaagtctacgtaaacatcagcggactcacactggggagaaaccctatacatgcctggagtgtggaaagggcttcactcAGCGAGAACATCtagattcacatcaaaggattcacaccggggagaaaccctatacatgcctggagtgtggacagagctttgctcggagtGGAAATCTAAATGCACATcagcggactcacactggggaaaaaccctatacatgccaagagtgtggaaagaacttcactgcgagtggaagtctacgtaaacatcaaaggattcacacaggggagaaaccctattcatgcctggagtgtggaaagagcttcacttatAGTGGAAGTCTAaatttacatcaaaggactcacactggtgagaaaccctttaaatgtctggagtgtggacagagcttcactgctaGTGGAAAACTTCGTTCACATCAGCGGacacacactggggagaaaccctatacatgcctggagtgtggacagagcttcactgagactGGAAGTCTAcgaaaacatcaaaggactcatactggggagTAA